DNA from Elaeis guineensis isolate ETL-2024a chromosome 2, EG11, whole genome shotgun sequence:
TCAAAGTTGAAATTGATTATTTTGCATGGAGGATTCTTCCCTAATTAAGCCTGGCCTGCATGAGAGCTAATGAAAGTTGAGCCTTGCAACTGCCTTCATGAACAATTAAATATTTCCACAGATTGATTTTTGCATTCAGCATATAGAAAAATCataattattttctcaaatttcTTCCCAAATAAAATGGCAGTGAACGTTGATTACTTTGTTTTTTTCATGGCATACAAAGTTAGAGGAACTTTAAATCTCAACTTGATTACTATAGTTGAGCACAAATTTTTATGATGTGGAAAAAAGAATTACTTCTATCACACATGATTTAACTTTCCCTGGCTGAATCTCCCGTCATACAAAATCATGACCTACAAAACATATAATGCTAAGCTAATTGACATCCCCGATCTATAAgttcatttttcaaaaatttagtcAAGGAAGCATCAAGGCCAAGAAGTTTTCGGAAATAATAGCACGGCAAAAGGTCAAGAACAAGCTCAATCTAACATGGCATGAGTTAACCAAAATCAACTGAAGGCTTATTTGGATGCTTGGGTCCAATATCTTATAAGATTCATGGATTGGACTGGTACAACTAAGAAGAATCGATTTGAATAGGCTTACTTTCCCAAATATCCAAATGCTTTTAGAGTAGACCGGTTTGAATCctgcaggaagaaaaaaaaatcataataggCCATTTTTTTTCTCAGACTAACACACTTCAAAGGCTTCTGAGTACTTAGGAATGTAAATCtagttttgattaattttttctaattaCACTAATCCAACCCACGAATCATatgaaattttaaatctaatcatcCAAACAGATCTTTAATTTgagataattttattaaattcaaTCTAATCATATCTACGTAATGCAACCCAACCTAATCTAGTCTCGTAGAATTTAATCCATTTGCATGACTTTGAAGTAGTTCCGAACAAACAATCAGGCACCAATCCGAACTGAGAAAAGTGTTGATGGTGGAACTATTCTTTCCACCGAGCTAATAGTTTCATACCGCTCGGAAGAGTCACATCGAAGCCAAGTGCCACAGTAACCCCAATCCTTCACTACAAACAAACTTAGAACACCAAAATTGCCACTTAGAAATTGGCATGCCCATCTTTTTGACGTGGCAATACATAAAATAATACCAAACATCGATTAAATTATCCAAAATCTTCTCATTCCACCCAAGCTTTACCAACAAAAAGACAACCCACCGATCCAATCATGTCATTGGATGtcaaaagtaattacatcatcaCAAAAGTAGCCACCGCCTTAGCATCCCGTTATCTCCTCCGTCCATCCAATCCAACGCGAATCTCAAAGCTCTGAGAACGGTAAACAGCTGGACATGCGAATGTTCTCGGTCCACTTAGGTATTTTATTAATTCAAAAAAGTTTGTCCGCCTTCTCAAACTTTATCCAGTTTTAGAGCGCTTCCGTCATCGCGTTATATTATAACGTCAAAATATCGCTAATGTGCCGCCGGTTTCAGCGTTTCGTGGAGTAACGAACCGGGTGACGATATTTCCACTTCATCCATTTCTTTGGTTATGATGAAAGCTTTGAAGCAACGGGTCTGGTTTTATCTTTTGCGTGAAAGAATTATTTCGTCTCCTTTCACAAGATCAACCGTTAGATCATGCAGCAACCCTTGTAAGATCTGTACAACAAGCCACTTAAAGATCTGTGCAACAAAatgtaaaaataaattaaaatattttaaaatccgaCGGATGGCTGACCTCATGATAGAGGATTAATCATTGTTCCGTGctaaagatacaacccgaacccttCCAGTAAAAATAGGGCAAATTCCCGCCATTTAAAAGCCGCCATTTTTCTAAAACCGGTTTAAATTTATACATAAGAGAGAGAAGGAACATAGAGAGAGCAGCGATAAttgctttctctctttctcttaatTCCATTTCTTTCCACGTTACCCAATTTTAAAATTTCCCaattttttcgatttttttttttttttcaagagaatAGCGACGCGAGCGTCTGTTCGTATCCGGAGGCGAAGCCGCCGCCGCCTGTGGGCGCCgggggcggcggcggcggtggaggGGGGGAGGAGAGGAGGTGGTGCTGGCGCAGGAGGAGGCAGAGACGGCGGCGGAGGGCGGCCGATTCGGCGCGTAGCCGGTTGTTCTCGGCGCGGAAGATGAAGCAGCGGTGGACGGTGGCGTCGAGGTGGTCGGTGAGGACCCGGTTCTGGGAGCGGAGGCGGGCGCCCTGGCTCCGGAGCTCCTCGAGATGGCGCTGCTTCCGCATGCGCGAGCGGCGGGCGGACTCGCGGTTCGAGATCTTGcgccgccgccggcggtcctcggCCGGGGAGAGGGTGGGCGGTTCCGGTTCTTCCTGACCGGTTTCGGGGGTCGGGGCCGGCGTCGGCCAGGAGGTGAAGCCGAAGCTTTCGTCGAGGCCCAGGAGGGGGAAGGAGATAACCTCGTCCCAGGGCAGCATGAGGGACCTATTTGCAAATATTTAGGAAGTGGAGGGGGAGGagggaaagaagagaaaagggaagAAAGGAGGAGATGGGGAGGGTTATTTATAGGCGGGGGGGAAGGGACGGGGATGGGACCCACAGGTCAGGTTCATGGGGGTGTGGGGTTACATCTTTCGGTCGAAAGGAGGATTCTCTTTCCTTCGCGCGCATCCACCATTGGATGGCGAAAAAGTAGCTTTGAGATCTGTGTAGAGTGAGATCCAATGAATAATATTGTAAAAGAAGATCGATCATTCTTTCATGCCAAAGATATAACCCGAATTTATTACGGTACGCATGCGGCGGAAGAACGAAGGAATACGGTGGGCTTGAATTGGGTCAACGAGCATTACCTAGTGGAAGAAACTTTGGAAAAATCTCTTGGGTTACTCTATGAGATTGAATCCAAGCTACCACCTACTCAAAAAAACACTTTTTAACCCTGTTGAGAGGGACTATAGGCTTCATGTTGGAATTGGAATCGGCCGCATTCCATTAGTAGAAAATAGAAGTATTGAGTTGGAGTTAGACTTATGTATAATAAAATCATTTAATAAACTATAACAAATTATgtatatatctaaattttataatttttagtaaATTCATATGTTTATAtggaatattttaattataagattaAGATATAATTATCATTGAACTTGATATGTGTCGTGATTCTTTTCTTGTAAGATATAGTGATAATTGACATGGTACCGAAACTACTTTGTCAAGGATGGTTGTTGTGTTGCTTTCGTTTTGAGTCCTACATGAGATGTGGTACCAAACTTACATCagtttagaaataatttttttcttgttaTCTTAAACATTTAATGTGGTAAGCAATAAAATATGGCATCAGGAATTATATTCGCCAAATGTGGTTACTGTGTTGCCTTCAATTATAGTCCCATATGAGATGGGTTATTAACCTTACACCAGCAAATAATCTTTGCACGGCTAGAGAATGAACTGGCTTTCAGTTAAGCTTGGCTAACTTGGCTCATATATTTATACATCCATGACCAAGTATTATCTATTGTGTTTCATGATACTGGATTCCATGATACCGCATGGAGATTTTTATGGGGATGCTTGTATTCGAGATATTTGGTCATGACGCAAGGATTAGCTTAATCGCGAAGGAACGAGGGGAAGGGCTGTAAGGAACCGTGTCGAGTGATGACTGGTCACACGTGTGAGAGTCCGGGAGCGAGGGGCTTGCCCACGTGGGAAAGGTCGTGGTCGCATGGTGCGCACCGAGGCGGGAGATGCGGGTCGCCGTCAGAGAAAAGGGATGCAGCAAAGTGGCCGACGTCAGTGGGACTGGTGGTCTTTAAAGTATTATGATTAGGACGTCAATCCTATTATTTGATTCGTTGCTGGCACTGATTTAGAAGCCTAGAAACTATGTTTCTGGCAATGGTTGGAGTTGGATAATAAAATCTTCTCAGTGCATGCAGAAAAGCTTCCTCAAGAATCCTGATTTGCCACTGCTTTGGTGCCTTTTAACAAATTTTTGTCTGCCAATGTAAATTAATTAGAAGTGGAGGAGATAGCTAATGAGTGCAAGGCTCATGACAAAAAAGGCATTAAAGATTCGTGCTTGTGCAAGAGAGAGCTTGGTAAATTAATGGATaagttccatcaaaaaaaaaaaaaaatgatggagatGATAAACCTATGGTCCATGTGAATTGAGTATTGTCTTGATCCAGCTATGCTGTCTCAATATCAAATTTCATACTAGTAACACTTTATCATTGTGTTAATACACTTTGTACAAGAGCCAGTTCGACGTATTGAATATCAGTACTTCCATACCATATATCATTACCGAACTGGTATGGTACGATATACTTTATACCAtacaatttgatataaaatagccTACTATGATCTCGATGTTCACACATCTATGTCTAAGATATAGAGTTTTCATATTTAGGAGAGTCTTAATTGATATATATTCGACCATTTAAGCTAAGAAATACCAATATAGAGTGACCCCCTCCCTTCCTCTATTATATTAGGGCTGAAATCAAATTGAATACGAATCAAAtatcaatatatttatttttatttttattttttttgataaatatagatacaaatatagatattagtcaaatacaaaaatttatatctatgtttattttaaatagatacaaaTACAAATTAGATACTAAAAATttggatataaatatagatataagttggattattaaactttataactacaaaatcaaaaatattactaacTGGAtggtaaatcaaattaatagcatatcaatacggttatatatttttcttagaaGTTCATAAAtgccatataaaattaaatatagttATAAGTAGAATCGAATGTTCGGATATGGATTGGATGattatctatccatatccatatcttttttttttttttttgatagatataaatatagatatcgaTGTTAATTGGATACTCAAATTTTCATTCATATATGGATAAGttcaaatatgaaaatagatcTGGACGGACAATATCTAATTCACTTTCACCCTTGCTCTCTATCTCTCTCCTCCatatacacacacaaaaaaaaaaaaaaagggaaaccaTGATTCAAAGTTAGTACAATCAAGATTAATTCTAAAATAGAAATTTGGATATGCATTCTAAATTGAACAATATTGGGCTCCCAAGAATTTTTGCTACATGCCACTTCTCCACATCTTTATCCTTGCATCTTGGCATTTTGACCTTTGATGCCTACTTTCATATTTGAAATACAGAAGTTGCAGTTTATAAAATAAACCGCTCCATGACTTCAAGTTTCATACCTGTGGTTTGACTTTATATCCTTTTCCGAAAATAGCAAGATATAGATGACATGGAAATGCTCATAAATTCAAGGATTAACCCTTCCTAAGAAGGTATTTCTTAGTCATTTAGTGACAATTTAGTGATATTTTATCCATAGACTAAGTTATAGTAATTGTTTTTTCAAAAGCCAGGGGTTGGTATTAATGACTTCAAAAGTAGCCTTACCAAATTTAAGAAAATATGCAATTTCATGCTCAAAAACAATATCTGTAAGCATATTTTAATGACACATGGAAACCAATCCAAATGACTCATCTGTAACCACATTTCCACCAATATTGATCAAGTCAAAAATCTTTAGACAtgggaaaaaaatttatagaacaaCCATCATATCAACTGGATTTTCGACAAATTTCTAGGGAAGGATAAGAGCCTAAGATCTTAGGATGAATAAGATATTTGAAAATGAAGTAGCTCTGTTAAGGTTGCAAAACTAGATTTTCATCTGAGAAAGATCTGAAATTCATTCAATGTAAGACTTTTTGTTTTTAATTCCAATAGAATACGTAGGACATACATAAGCCCTAACCATCGTCTTTGTTGTTAGTGTCATGGTTGTCGTCATCATCaccatttttttttataaaagcaGTGAGTGGTTTAGGAGTCCTCCATCAATACATTAGAAAGAGAACTGAgctatctaaatataaatttagtATTTACTTCCAAGGATGAAAACATTAGAACACCTTTCTTATCTAGCAGCAACTAAGATCAATTCTGTACTTGATCAGTCCTATCACAAACATCAATGACCAAGCCATCAACCAGATCACTATTTGCCCTTCGATCAGCAGTCGGTCTTCTGCATGAATGCCAGCAGACTATTTACACTCATATAACTCATAATCCAGGTCACAAACCTACAAACATCAAAGCACATCAAAAAGCAAATAAAAGATACAACAAGTACACTTAATCAATAAAATGTGCAAACCGGCCTCAATCATCAGTTACCAACAGAATAAAAAACACTATCATCATGAGTCTCATGATTTGAAGCACCACAGATACTTCCACATTTTTCACCATGCAAACTACAAAGCCATATAACATGTCCCCCAAAGAGAAAACAATAGGACAAATTATCCAAATATTAGGCCTCTAGTTTCCACGGGGTCCCATTCCAGAAGATTGTTGTactatccttatcctaaataaacAGTTGGACAGTGGATGGGAATTCAGAGAGTAAAGCTCCCTCTCCTAATTAAAGAAAACGGTACTACACGAAATAAGAAGAGATTCCGTGGCCAGTGGGTGGCACGATATCGGCATTAAAGATTCCCTGAAACGACTAGCTTTCTTAGgagtctttcctttctttttctcgtTGGTCCCCAAACTTCTAGAGGTTAGGAAACCGTTGCTTTTAGTCCCAAAGCAGTTGCTTTTGTTTTCGTCCTCTCTTTTTCATCCAAACCAGGCCAACTGTAGGTTAGCCACATGAAGGTTTGAGCTATGTTGCAGGGATAGATAGAAGGATAATGAATACCCGAAAGAAGTGGGAAAAAGAGGATTATTCCAATAGGACTTGGGAAAGAGTGGGTATCAGTTATCAACCATGCCGTAATTATTGGTTAGAACTGTTCTACCAACCATGTTTAAAGTTCAAAAAGATGGGATTGTTTTATGTCTTAATATGAGTACATGATTAGCTGTTGTATCATTATGTTTGTGGGTAACTTAGCACTACGTACATATATACCCAACACTGTGGATGGGAGACGTTTCTGCTTTCTTGCTCTTCTTTGTGTGAGGGACCATGCGTCAATGGTACTGAAGGAGTTCTTACAAAAGCAGAATACACAAGGACTTGCTGAATACTTGAGGACAAAGCTGTCCATTTTGGGGTTTGGAAAGGTCAAGGGGTTTGCATTTAAAGAATAGTACGACTACAATCTCATGCATATGGTCTTTGCTTTGGTAGATACCTTGTCAAGAAAGCAATGTAGAAGGCTAAAGTATGAGGTTGTGAGGGTTTTCTTTTCCTTTGTTTTTACTTTTTCTTATGGTCGATCGGGTAGCATGTCATAAACCTGAGACTAGTAGCTTAAAAAGCTAAAGCTGCAGAGTTTCGGAATGGGGGACTATGGCCTAGGAACTGGTCAGGTATGCACAAAGGACAAAATGATAGGTATAAGGTTCTCAATTTTTGGAGTAGGCTGTTCTCAAATTTTGCATGGAATCTGCCCTCTTTCAAGGAGGGGTGCATGTCATGGGAGCAACTGAGTAGGTAGCAGATGCTCCACAATTCATGATGCAGGAATTTCTCACAACTTGAGTACATGACAACTTTGGTAGTCTAATACAAGACGATATCATTGGTGACTTTCATAACTGAATCAGATGAAACCCTTCAAAAGAGAGCTCTCCATGCATCTAGGCTGTAAGAAACTCAATACTATCAAATTTCTAGCAACTTGGTACATGGCAAGTTTTTTATAAGTCTAGCTAAAGTGATGTCATTAGTGACTAGCTTGCATAATTGAATCCGACATAAGCTTCATGTATAAGAATTTCCTACAGTTAGGGCTGCAGATT
Protein-coding regions in this window:
- the LOC105060356 gene encoding uncharacterized protein — encoded protein: MLPWDEVISFPLLGLDESFGFTSWPTPAPTPETGQEEPEPPTLSPAEDRRRRRKISNRESARRSRMRKQRHLEELRSQGARLRSQNRVLTDHLDATVHRCFIFRAENNRLRAESAALRRRLCLLLRQHHLLSSPPPPPPPPPAPTGGGGFASGYEQTLASLFS